The following are encoded in a window of Risungbinella massiliensis genomic DNA:
- a CDS encoding YggT family protein: protein MTVVTISNAIVWIFEIYRYALIFYFILSFFPQAGQVPLTRYLAMVTEPYLAIFRRFIPPIGILDLSALVGYIATYFVQSGVISVVVWIYELIGKVS, encoded by the coding sequence ATGACAGTCGTTACCATATCGAATGCGATCGTATGGATTTTTGAAATCTATCGATATGCATTGATCTTTTACTTTATCTTGTCTTTTTTCCCACAAGCCGGACAGGTTCCGCTTACACGATATCTTGCGATGGTTACAGAACCATACCTTGCTATATTTCGTCGCTTTATTCCGCCGATTGGTATTTTGGATCTCTCTGCGCTTGTTGGATATATTGCAACATATTTCGTTCAGAGTGGTGTCATTTCGGTTGTAGTATGGATTTATGAATTAATAGGGAAGGTTTCGTGA
- the pgeF gene encoding peptidoglycan editing factor PgeF: MEPFQYQILEGIPFFRLTAWEKKYPHLVAGFSARVKERDNYQQNYALHVGENPEQVLDNRQKLSDALGMSLSSWTCGEQVHGVSIQEAKASDRGKGNRSRTDAFADTDGLLTDQENLLLAAYYADCVPLYFYSPDLEVVAVAHAGWKGTVGKIGPNMIEELVRRGANREQIEVAIGPSIGSCCYEVDENVINPLREALSKDPSEEIAKPTDKSHWRLDLKLANRELFRLAEIPDRNILVTSYCTSCEDSFFYSHRRDHGDTGRMVALIGKRNKS; encoded by the coding sequence ATGGAGCCATTTCAGTATCAAATACTAGAAGGAATTCCTTTTTTTCGTTTAACCGCTTGGGAAAAGAAATATCCTCATCTAGTGGCAGGGTTTAGCGCCAGAGTGAAAGAAAGAGATAATTATCAACAAAATTATGCTTTGCATGTAGGAGAGAATCCAGAGCAGGTATTAGATAATCGACAAAAATTATCTGATGCCCTTGGAATGTCACTATCATCTTGGACTTGTGGAGAACAAGTTCATGGTGTCTCCATTCAAGAAGCAAAAGCTTCTGATAGAGGGAAAGGGAATCGCTCTCGTACTGATGCATTTGCTGATACGGATGGGCTTTTGACTGATCAGGAAAACCTTTTGTTGGCAGCCTACTATGCAGATTGTGTTCCATTATATTTTTATAGTCCAGATCTAGAAGTGGTGGCAGTGGCACATGCTGGTTGGAAGGGAACTGTTGGCAAGATTGGGCCCAATATGATCGAAGAATTGGTTCGACGTGGTGCAAATCGGGAACAGATAGAAGTGGCGATCGGTCCTTCGATCGGATCTTGCTGCTATGAGGTGGATGAGAATGTAATAAATCCACTGAGAGAAGCCCTTAGCAAAGATCCATCTGAAGAGATTGCTAAACCTACAGATAAGAGTCACTGGAGACTGGATCTTAAGCTAGCCAATCGTGAGCTGTTTCGACTAGCAGAGATCCCCGATCGTAATATTTTGGTTACATCATACTGTACAAGCTGTGAAGATTCCTTTTTTTACTCCCATCGGAGAGATCATGGAGATACAGGACGAATGGTTGCACTGATTGGAAAGAGGAATAAGTCATGA
- a CDS encoding DivIVA domain-containing protein, with product MFATGPQAAPEHSAPHGHYQESPQLQPQMPPQMPQQMQQTMQQQTMQQSTAALASMEQSIHKSIRVAQEVAEEVRLNAKKEAELIVQEAEKNADRIINEALQKARAIHSELLDLKQKATIYRARFRNLVQSHLDILENSDWESLEEIEGDLEEHGKQLEHHAEPIDTTNPDLMMDHLHHTLPMDEPSFGVSEDTDFGFNINTMEEVAPTFLDESHEEERPRELRRTSRKLKKKAMF from the coding sequence ATGTTTGCAACTGGTCCACAAGCTGCTCCAGAGCATTCTGCTCCACACGGACATTATCAAGAATCACCACAGCTACAACCACAAATGCCGCCACAAATGCCACAACAAATGCAACAAACGATGCAACAACAAACGATGCAACAATCTACCGCAGCACTTGCTTCGATGGAACAAAGCATTCACAAATCGATTCGTGTGGCACAAGAAGTGGCAGAAGAAGTACGTCTGAACGCTAAGAAAGAAGCTGAATTGATCGTTCAAGAAGCCGAGAAAAATGCAGACCGAATTATTAACGAGGCTCTACAAAAAGCTCGTGCAATCCATAGTGAGCTTCTCGACCTCAAACAAAAAGCAACCATCTATCGTGCACGTTTCCGTAACTTGGTTCAATCTCATTTGGATATCTTGGAAAACTCCGACTGGGAGTCTTTGGAAGAGATTGAAGGAGATTTAGAAGAGCATGGTAAGCAGTTAGAGCATCATGCAGAGCCAATCGATACAACAAACCCAGATCTGATGATGGATCATCTTCATCATACTCTTCCGATGGACGAGCCTAGTTTTGGTGTTTCAGAGGACACCGACTTTGGCTTCAACATCAACACGATGGAAGAAGTGGCACCAACATTCCTCGACGAATCACATGAAGAGGAGCGACCTCGTGAACTGCGTCGTACGAGTCGCAAGCTGAAGAAAAAAGCAATGTTCTAA
- a CDS encoding YlmH family RNA-binding protein: MKNRSLFVHFAKEEHAFVERAFDWVRKALAHDIVTTPFLDPRERDILESLVNREQDLLVQSQGGAPHAERQRVVLAPDYVVDIPLEKFGLTFFRVLTERETELKHPDVLGALLGLGIRRDKLGDIYSTKEGADLVVASELKGFFLTELQQIGRERIRIEEIEMDELSKQLEETEEKSVTVSSLRIDVVLSAAHRLSRTLSTSMVKSGKAKLNWRIVEDPSTLVNEGDMLSLRQYGRIRISAIEGTTKKGRVILKISSFN, from the coding sequence ATGAAGAACCGTTCCCTTTTTGTGCATTTTGCTAAGGAAGAGCATGCTTTTGTAGAAAGAGCGTTTGATTGGGTGCGCAAAGCTCTGGCTCATGATATTGTAACAACTCCGTTTCTTGACCCCCGGGAGCGAGACATCTTAGAATCATTAGTGAACCGCGAACAAGATCTGCTTGTTCAGTCTCAGGGAGGAGCACCACATGCAGAAAGGCAACGCGTAGTCCTTGCTCCAGATTATGTCGTGGATATTCCGTTGGAAAAGTTTGGTTTGACTTTCTTTCGGGTTTTGACAGAGAGGGAAACGGAGCTCAAACATCCTGATGTACTTGGAGCATTGCTTGGACTAGGGATCCGTCGTGATAAATTGGGAGATATTTATTCAACCAAAGAGGGTGCGGATCTGGTCGTAGCTAGTGAATTAAAAGGGTTCTTTCTCACCGAACTTCAACAGATCGGAAGAGAACGGATTCGCATCGAAGAAATAGAGATGGATGAGTTATCCAAGCAACTAGAAGAGACCGAGGAAAAGTCCGTGACCGTTTCTTCGCTGCGGATCGATGTCGTCTTAAGTGCTGCTCATCGTTTGTCTCGTACTCTTTCGACAAGTATGGTCAAAAGTGGCAAGGCTAAGCTCAACTGGCGTATAGTAGAAGATCCCAGTACATTAGTAAATGAGGGAGACATGCTATCTTTACGACAATATGGCAGGATCAGAATAAGTGCCATAGAAGGTACTACTAAAAAAGGTCGAGTGATTCTCAAAATATCCTCCTTTAACTAA
- a CDS encoding YggS family pyridoxal phosphate-dependent enzyme, giving the protein MKTVRQNYEQVQTKIRQACARAGRNPQEVQVVAVTKYVDLETTKETLDAGILHIGESKVQDGIPKWKELGDRGTWHFIGHLQRKKSKDVVGRFRYLHSLDRLSLADELERRLEVIGDELNVFIQVNISGEETKYGISPKELEDFVQAMSKYKFIKPIGLMTMAPHTENQSLIREIFQELKYRQVQIQNTVLPTLSELSMGMSQDYEIAVEEGATFVRLGSTLTGGRP; this is encoded by the coding sequence ATGAAAACTGTTAGACAAAACTATGAACAAGTCCAGACCAAAATCCGACAAGCCTGTGCTCGAGCAGGTCGAAATCCTCAAGAAGTACAAGTAGTGGCGGTTACCAAATACGTCGATTTGGAAACTACCAAAGAAACCTTAGATGCTGGGATCCTTCATATTGGGGAGAGCAAAGTTCAAGATGGGATCCCAAAATGGAAGGAACTAGGTGATCGTGGCACGTGGCATTTTATTGGTCACTTACAACGAAAAAAAAGTAAAGACGTAGTAGGACGATTTCGTTATCTCCATTCTCTAGATCGCCTCTCGCTTGCAGATGAGTTAGAGCGACGTCTAGAAGTGATAGGAGACGAACTAAATGTATTTATCCAAGTAAATATCTCAGGGGAAGAGACAAAATACGGAATTTCTCCAAAAGAATTAGAAGATTTTGTGCAAGCGATGTCGAAGTATAAATTTATAAAGCCGATCGGTTTAATGACGATGGCTCCTCATACCGAAAATCAGTCCCTGATTAGGGAGATTTTCCAAGAATTAAAATATCGTCAAGTCCAAATACAAAATACGGTTCTACCAACACTCTCGGAACTCTCCATGGGAATGTCTCAAGATTATGAGATTGCTGTGGAAGAGGGCGCGACCTTTGTCCGACTTGGTTCCACCTTGACGGGAGGGAGACCGTGA
- a CDS encoding cell division protein SepF — protein sequence MTIKDRFLHFLGMNDDEEYYEEIVEQQPEAATASPQSTKGKSNIVSIHTQKNIRLVLIEPRTFEEVNEISDHLKSHRPIVVNLHRLRRDHAQRIIDFLSGTVYALGGHVQKLGPHIFIFTPANVDVQGSITEILQDDSFQ from the coding sequence GTGACTATCAAAGATCGCTTCTTACATTTTTTAGGAATGAATGATGATGAAGAATATTACGAAGAGATCGTTGAACAACAGCCAGAGGCAGCAACCGCTTCACCACAATCTACAAAAGGGAAGAGTAATATCGTGTCTATCCACACTCAAAAAAATATTCGACTCGTCTTAATAGAGCCCCGTACTTTTGAGGAAGTGAATGAGATCAGTGATCATCTAAAAAGTCATCGACCTATTGTAGTCAATCTACATCGTTTGCGTCGTGATCATGCACAACGAATCATTGATTTTCTGAGCGGAACCGTATATGCTCTTGGGGGACATGTTCAAAAGCTCGGTCCGCATATATTTATCTTTACTCCTGCAAATGTAGACGTTCAAGGAAGTATTACGGAGATTCTACAAGACGACTCTTTTCAATAA